A segment of the Candidatus Pelagisphaera phototrophica genome:
ATTTGTTTGCAACAGAACCCGAACGTTTCGGTACAGGGGATCTTTTAATGTTCTTCCAGCTGGGGGGCATGCTTTACATGCCTTTGTCTCAATTAAATGGGCTTAATAATCTGCTAGCCACGGGAAAAGCCTCCAGCGAGCGGGTATTCGAGATGCTCGACTATCCCGTAGAAATCACAAATCCGGATACTCCGAAACCTTTTCCAGATGGGCTCCTTGAAGTAGCGTTCAGCTCGGTCAACTTTGCTTACAGCGGCCGAGAAGAATTGCTGACGGATTTCTCTCTGAATCTGGAGAAAGGGAAAGTGACCGCACTGGTGGGTCACACGGGAGCCGGGAAGTCGACCGTGGCCAATTTGATGCAGCGATACTACGATGTTACGACTGGGGCGGTGACGTTTAACGGCATCGATGTTAGGGAGATGGATCTAGTCGATCTGCGGATGCATATTGGGGTGGTCGCCCAGGATCCGTTTCTGTTCGATGGAACCGTTCGGGACAACCTATTGCTGGCGAAGCAGGAAGCTACGGACGCGGATTTGATTGAATCCCTTAAGGGTGCGAGTGCATGGGAATTCGTTTCCAATCTTCCCGATCAAATGGATACACGCATTGGAGAACGCGGAATTCGACTCAGTATGGGAGAGAAGCAGCGTCTTACAATCGCAAGGGTTGTATTGAGGAATCCACCACTTGTAATTCTTGATGAAGCGACATCAAGTGTGGATACCATTACCGAAGCAAAGATCCAGCAGGCGGTTGGCAATCTAGTGAAAGAGCGAACAACTCTGGTCATTGCCCACCGGCTCTCAACTGTGCGGCAAGCTGATCAGATCGTAGTTTTGGAGAAGGGTCGCATTATCGAAAAAGGTTCTCACGATGAGCTCATTGGCGGGGAGGGACACTACGCCCGGCTCTGGCAGACCCAAACCGATCTTATTGCGGAAGACGCTTTCAAGAACTGCTAGTAATCAATTATTACCTATGCCTAAAATAGCGCTCATCGGTCCTGGAGCAATTGGAGGAACCCTCGCGGGATGGCTGGAAACGAAAGCAGATAACGACCTTGTTATTTGCTCCCGTAATTCCTTTAAAG
Coding sequences within it:
- a CDS encoding ABC transporter ATP-binding protein, which gives rise to MKTIWRVSGYLFRYKAMFWMTIGLAITSTLFVMVIPLVTRYVINEVLPEKEMGNLWLAICAIAGCFFMRELFNSFRIRLNNTLEQKVLIDIRKDLHDKLMELPIGYFDSRKSGDIASRVIEDVESVERVILDGTEQGSTAILTVLGVASIMFYFEPTLATLMILPIPIMLVMQHFHFRAQGKNWRKVRAAAGELNSLLIEDIQGNRLINSFALKNQEKKRFQERLSELKKRTLISMYRWSIHGPITNFVVSLGTVAVVGYGGYLFATEPERFGTGDLLMFFQLGGMLYMPLSQLNGLNNLLATGKASSERVFEMLDYPVEITNPDTPKPFPDGLLEVAFSSVNFAYSGREELLTDFSLNLEKGKVTALVGHTGAGKSTVANLMQRYYDVTTGAVTFNGIDVREMDLVDLRMHIGVVAQDPFLFDGTVRDNLLLAKQEATDADLIESLKGASAWEFVSNLPDQMDTRIGERGIRLSMGEKQRLTIARVVLRNPPLVILDEATSSVDTITEAKIQQAVGNLVKERTTLVIAHRLSTVRQADQIVVLEKGRIIEKGSHDELIGGEGHYARLWQTQTDLIAEDAFKNC